The following proteins come from a genomic window of Corynebacterium falsenii:
- a CDS encoding SA1002 family membrane protein codes for MMALLAIVVIALIFYAIDHLVYRGQKDLSPTTFLKVLFNFLFMLVTSAVCLLLIMTVILGGLALFDWAIDGFSQEQILGRINGTEMLFFIFVIIFLGAMVHFLFREFLIKHGWIFRFRDDDYVINEYLIQWSTIYLAVYQFMFDGVKNVAKELVASDNTQEIFNIVLSPENINLAVQPLLICSWIALVMERLRFRKGLGVHADEDVVRVAEEEEEEEAGERKEREREK; via the coding sequence ATGATGGCGCTGCTGGCGATCGTGGTGATCGCACTGATTTTCTACGCGATCGACCACCTGGTGTACCGCGGGCAGAAAGATCTGAGCCCCACGACATTTCTCAAGGTGCTGTTCAATTTTCTGTTCATGCTCGTGACCAGTGCGGTATGTCTGCTGCTGATCATGACCGTGATTCTGGGTGGGTTGGCACTGTTCGACTGGGCTATTGACGGATTCTCGCAGGAACAGATCCTGGGGCGCATCAATGGAACGGAGATGCTCTTTTTCATCTTCGTCATCATCTTCCTGGGCGCGATGGTGCATTTCCTGTTCCGCGAGTTTCTCATCAAACACGGGTGGATATTCCGATTCCGAGACGACGACTACGTGATCAACGAGTACCTCATCCAGTGGTCGACCATTTACCTGGCTGTGTATCAGTTCATGTTCGACGGGGTGAAAAACGTGGCCAAAGAGCTGGTGGCCTCCGATAACACGCAGGAGATCTTCAACATCGTCCTGTCGCCGGAGAACATCAACTTGGCCGTGCAACCGCTGCTCATCTGCTCGTGGATCGCCTTAGTGATGGAGCGGCTGCGGTTCCGCAAGGGGCTGGGCGTGCACGCGGATGAGGACGTGGTGCGGGTTGCTGAAGAGGAGGAGGAAGAAGAGGCAGGAGAGAGAAAAGAACGGGAACGGGAGAAGTAG
- a CDS encoding o-succinylbenzoate synthase, which translates to MTSAPHSEPHSEPHPELHLPSFDELAARATVVALPMRVPFRGVRLREAMVFDAPTAWSEWAPFVEYEAAEAATWLRSAITFGWGPDASVRDSVAVNATIPAVDVSRDPEVIDALMQRYPGCTTVKIKVAEKGQTAQHDLNRIAAVRQWFTDNAGGAAATAHPTIRLDANGGWSVDEAVDVVTAAASNQGIDYVEQPCQSIDELAEVRRRLMRAGVFARVAADEAIRKSGDPHAAVREVVDAGACDVVVLKVPPLGGVDVLLDVAADVARNGVAVTVSSALDTAVGLGAGLRAAASLPTLTDDDGMLVEPQPAGLATGSLFTHDLARREIIDGRMDARAVTPDPAALDDLEVTGARRDWWLNRLKECRHELHRRGM; encoded by the coding sequence ATGACGTCTGCACCCCACTCTGAACCCCACTCTGAACCTCATCCCGAACTCCACCTGCCCTCCTTCGATGAGCTCGCCGCCCGCGCCACCGTGGTCGCGCTGCCGATGCGCGTGCCGTTCCGTGGTGTTCGGCTTAGGGAAGCCATGGTGTTCGACGCCCCAACGGCCTGGTCAGAATGGGCGCCATTCGTGGAGTACGAAGCAGCAGAGGCCGCCACGTGGCTGCGCTCGGCGATTACCTTCGGGTGGGGTCCGGATGCGTCCGTCCGCGATTCCGTGGCAGTCAACGCGACCATCCCCGCCGTTGACGTCTCCCGCGACCCCGAGGTCATCGACGCCCTCATGCAGCGCTACCCCGGCTGCACCACGGTCAAGATCAAGGTTGCGGAGAAAGGCCAAACCGCCCAGCACGATCTCAACCGTATCGCGGCCGTGCGTCAATGGTTCACCGACAACGCCGGAGGCGCCGCCGCCACAGCGCACCCCACCATTCGCCTTGATGCCAATGGGGGTTGGAGTGTCGATGAGGCTGTTGATGTGGTGACCGCGGCGGCGTCGAACCAAGGGATCGACTACGTAGAACAACCGTGCCAGAGCATCGACGAGCTGGCCGAAGTGAGGCGCCGGCTGATGCGAGCCGGGGTGTTCGCGCGCGTGGCGGCTGACGAGGCGATCCGGAAGAGCGGGGACCCGCACGCCGCCGTCCGCGAGGTCGTGGACGCCGGTGCCTGCGACGTTGTGGTGCTCAAAGTGCCGCCGCTGGGTGGAGTGGACGTGCTCCTCGACGTCGCGGCGGACGTGGCGCGCAACGGAGTGGCCGTGACCGTGAGTTCCGCGCTCGATACGGCTGTGGGGCTCGGCGCGGGACTCCGCGCGGCGGCGAGCCTGCCGACCCTGACCGATGACGACGGCATGCTCGTGGAACCCCAACCCGCAGGGCTGGCGACTGGGTCGCTGTTCACCCACGACCTGGCGCGCCGGGAGATCATCGACGGACGTATGGACGCCCGAGCTGTGACTCCTGACCCGGCAGCACTCGACGACCTTGAGGTCACCGGTGCGCGGCGGGATTGGTGGCTGAATCGCCTCAAGGAATGCCGCCACGAGCTGCACCGTCGGGGGATGTGA